The window CGACCCTTTAAACGCTGCTTCTAACGGTTTCTCTCCTTGTTCCATATGCCGCACAATGTTTTCTAGCATAACAATTGCATCATCCACCACGAATCCGACTGATAGCGTTAATGCCATGAGCGACAAATTATCTAAGCTATATCCGAATAGATACATCACCGCAAACGTTCCGACAATTGATATTGGTAGTGCTAGACTCGGAATAATTGTTGCGGATACATTCCGTAAAAAGAGAAAGATTACCAGGATAACTAGGAAAACAGTCAGGGTTAGTGTAAATTTAACATCATTAACCGATTCTTTGATTGACTCCGAGCGGTCATAGAGAATTTCCATATTGACTGAAGCTGGGATATACTGGCGTAATGTTGGCAGCAATTCTCGAATTGCATTTGCTACTTCAACCGTATTCGTTCCCGGTTGACGTTGAATTGCGAGAACGATTGCGCGTTTATCGATATACCAAGCAGCGGACCGTTTATTCTCTACACTATCAACGACCTTCGCAATCGCTTCTAAACGGACAGGACTTCCATTCTTATACGTTACAATAACCGGACGATACGCTTCCGCTTCTGTAATCTGCCCATCCGCTTCAATAGTCAGTGTCTGCTGGGCGCCATAAAGGGTTCCGGTAGGCATATTTACGTTTGCTTTCTGTACTGCGGAGACAACTTCATCAATCGCAATACCTTTTGCCGCCAGCAATTGCGGAGCAAGTTGAATCCTGACCGCATATTTCTGTCCACCGTATACCATAACTTGGGCAACGCCATTCACCATTGAAAGACGTTGCGCTAAAATGGTTTCTGCATATTCATTGAGCATATACAGCGGGAGTGTGGACGAATATAATGCAATCATAACAATCGGCGCATCCGCTGGATTAACTTTTTGGAACGATGGCGGGGTCGGCATTTCGGACGGAAGCGACCGAAGTGCACGAGATATCGCCGCTTGTACATCTTGTGCCGCAGCGTCAATATCTCGACTTAAATTGAACTGGATGGTTATTTGAGTATTCCCCTGCGAACTAACGGAGTTCATTGAATCTATTCCTGCGATAGTCGAAAACCGTTTCTCTAATGGGGTAGCAACAGACGCCGCCATCGTTTCCGGACTGGCACCGGGGAGACTTGCAGAAACCTGTATTGTCGGGAAATCTACGTTCGGTAGGTCGCTTACTGGCAACGACCGATACCCGATTATGCCAAATATCATTATTCCGAGCATAACCAGACTGGTCATTACCGGCCGACGTATGAAAATCTCTGAAATGTTCATTAGAAAACCAAACGCTAAATGCAATCTTCGCTAGACTAAAGTTAAAAATGCTCTGCTATTTTATGCACTTAGCGCACTTATCTTTGCGTTTTTGTAGGTGAAAATTCTTAATTTTAAATTTATTTTTTTATTTCTATTTTCGCGCCAGGTGTGAGTCGTAACTGCCCATCAGTTACTACAATTTCCCCCGGTTGTACTCCTTGTTCAACAACCGATTCCGAACCATATCGCCGTCGGACGACTATCGGCCGTAATTCAACCGTATTATCCGACTTAACAATATAAACAAATTGCCCTTCTGGACCAGTTTGAATCGCTTCGTTCGGAACCACTACCATATTTAACTCCGTTGTCAGTGTTAGAATTACATCAACAAACTGCCCAGGCCAAAGGCGGTGGTCAGCATTTGGAAATATCGCTTTCAACCGAATCGTTCCCGTTGTTCGGTCAATCGCATTATCAAGGAAACTTAACGTTCCGGGTACCCGATGCTTCGCTTCGTTTTGGATAACTGCTTCTACGTTCAGCTGTTTTAATCGCATATATTTTTTCAATTGCGATAAATCCTGTTCCGGAAGAGCGAACGAAACATATATCGGATTCACCTGATTGATAGCTACAACTGGTTTATCATTGGCTTTTACAACCGAACCCTGATTGATTAAAAGACTACCGGTGCGACCGGAGATTGGCGAACGAACATAACAATATCCGAGTTGGATTTTCGCATTTTCTACTGCTGACCGAGCTGCGTTAATCGTCGCTTCTGAAGTCTTAATCGCAGCACGGTCGGCTTGCAATGTTGCTAATAATGATTCTACGTTGGTTTTCGTCTGGTCATACTCTGCTTGGGTAATCACACCGGCTTCCAATAATTCCGCCGCTCGATTGAGTTCAACCTTCGCATTCTCAAATTGCACCGAGTCCCGAATATAATTCGCTTCCGTTTGCGCATGTTGTGCAATACTTCGTTCAAGTTCAGCTTCAGCTTGTTTCAGCGCAAGTTGATACGGTTCAGGGTCAATGATAAATAATAGGTCACCTTTTTTAACCTCTTGCCCTTCTTGAAATTTCACCTGGAATAATGTCCCACCAACTTGGGGAACAACGGATATCGTTGAATATGATTCTACACTTCCAATTGTATTTCGTTGCAGCGGAACATCTTTTCGGATAACCGTAGCTACAGTTACCGGCACCATTTCAGGATTTTTTGGTTTTTTCGATTTTTCTGATTTACCACAAGAGTATAAAATCAAAAGGAGAGCTAACCCAACGACTGCAAAGCATATCCGTACTATGAATTTATGCATAAAATATATTCTCCACACTTGTTAAATTCCACTCCGCCGTAGCGGATAAATAAATGCTCATACCCGATGTTTAAGTCTTTTGTAAATAATAAAGCTTATCTGAAATTCATTTAGAACTTTGCGATTGGATTTGGACATTTGCTTTGCCCGTATCGATTCCCATTACTTTTTTCAACTTGGCGATTGCTACAATGTAATTATAGACCGCAGTTGCATAATTCGTTTGGGCGGTTGTTAAGGATAATTCTGCATCCGATACTTCCAAACTTGTTGCCCGGCCGACCGCAAAACTTTTCTGCGCCATTGAAAGCGATAATTTTGCTAATTCGACTGCTTCTTTTGAAGCGAGAATCAATTCTTTCTGCTGATTCAATTCTAGGAGCGCTTGTTCAACTTCAGTTTGTGCAGCGGTTACTCCTTGGGCATACGCTAATTTCGCTTGATTGAGTTTTGCGGTTGCTTCTCGAATCTGTCCGGCGATATACCCACCATCGAGAATCGGTAGATTGAATTTCAGATTTACTGACCAATCCTGGATATCATTCGCTTGTACGCCATCATATTCGGTATGTTCAATTGAATATTCGGCACCAAGAGTTATATCAGGGAAATATAACGATTTTTTATACCGTAGATTCATTTCATAAAGTTTTACGCTTAGCAATAGGCTTTTTATATCCGGACGGTTCTCCTGGGCTAGATTCCATGCGTTTTCAAACTCAGGAAGTTCTATCGGTTCTTCTAATGTCCCAATTAATGTAAGTGGAGTATTTGGGGGAAGATTCAATAATTGATTGAAGTTTTGGCGAGATTTAATTAACGTATTTCTTGCGGAAATCAACGCAGGTTTCCGATTTGCTAAATCTACTTTCGCGCGCGCGACGTCAGCTAAGGTATTAACTCCTTTATCAAACCGGATTTGTGCTGTTTGAAGATGTTCTTGTGCGGTTACAACCGCAGATTCGTTTACTTTAACCAATTCTTCTTGAAGGAGGATTGCATAAAATGCAGCGGTAACGTCATAGGTAATGGTTAGTTTCGATTGGGCTAATTCCATTTCTTGTACTTGGATGTTGTATCGCGCGATAGATTGCAAATAATTCTGTTTGTGGAACAAATCAAGCGATTGCGCCGCTTGGAATGCAGAGTACGCTCGATCACCGGTTCTTCCAGCATTCCCGGCGATGCTATCCAAATGTTCACCTACCGCAGTTAAATCTAGTTGTGGTAAAGATGTTGACCGAGTTTGCTGAAATTGCGCTTTAGCCGCAAGCACCGCTTCGCGCTGCTTCTGAAACTCCAAATTATGCTCAAGTGCATAGGAAATTGCTTGGTCTAGGGTAAACGAAGTCGGTAAGTTTTCCGCACTATACCCAAAACTTCCAAATAAAAAAATCAGCACCAAGGTTAATTCTCCAGTACAACGTTTCACTAACAATTTCAGATTATCTACCATAGTATTTGCGATAAAAATTAAATTTAGAGTTTATTATACCATAAGACGAATTGGTACCTCGGATGGTTCCTTTTTAAGGTTGTTCGGTAACCTATGCCATGGCAAAAGTGAGACCATTTATTTTTGTTTAACTGTAGATTACCTTGACAAAATACTGCATTGAATGAAATGATAATTATTCTATAATATATTTCAACTACACAATGAATTTTGCACATTTGTAAGAAATGATTTGGGTATCTACCGCTAACATTCAATATGAGCATAAGTGATATATATCAAAAAAAATTGCAGTTATGGCAGAATTGGGGCATTGATCCCTATGTACATAAGTATGACCGCAGTCATACCGCACGAGACATTATTAATAGCGCACAAGAATTCGAACAGTCCGGCGCCACAGTTTCAGTTGCCGGTCGATTACTCACTTTCCGGACACATGGGAAAAGTTGTTTCGGTCATATTCTGGATAGTTCTGGTAAAATCCAGATTTATGCCCGATTCGATGACCTCGGTGAACTGCAATATCATCAGTTTAAACATCTCGATCTCGGCGATATTATTGGCGTAAAAGGAACGGTATTTAAAACCCATACTGGGGAAATAACGATTCGCGTTAGTTCCTATACGCTCCTCGCAAAAGCATTACTACCGTTACCTGAAAAATGGCACGGATTGAAAGATATTGAAACCCGGTATCGACAGCGATATCTCGATTTAATTTGTAATGAATCGGTCAGACAGACTTTTTTAATCAGAACGAAAATTATTGCCGCAATCCGAGAATTCCTCGATACCCGTGGCTATCTTGAAGTAGAAACTCCGATGATGCAACCACTTTTCGGCGGTGCCACCGCTAAACCGTTCAAAACGTTTCATAACGCATTATCGTTACCGCTCTATCTGCGGATAGCACCGGAATTATATCTCAAGCGGCTGGTAGTGGGTGGATTTGAAAAAGTATACGAAATCAACCGCAATTTCCGGAACGAAGGAATATCAACGAAACATAATCCTGAGTTTACCATGCTTGAACTCTACACGGCATATTTCGACTATAATGATACAATGGATTTAACGGAAACGATGGTTAAGTTTGTTTGCCAGAAAGTGCATGGTACACTCCAAATAACGTATCAAGGAAAACCAGTTGATTTAGCGTCGAGTTGGGAACGATTAACGATTCTGGAAGCAATCCAGAAATATACCGGTATTGCTTTTGATTGGAAAGAAAATATTGAATCGGTTAAACAAAAAGCTCTTCCACTTTGCGGAATCCCAACCGAATTAAAAACAACCGATGAAATTATTCTACATGTTTTTGAAGAAACGGTTGAAAAAAAACTCATTTGTCCGACATTTATTAAGGATTATCCGGCGTCATTATCTCCATTGGCAAAAGCCCACGATGCCAACCCGCATATTGCAGAACGATTTGAACTATATATTGCTGGCCAGGAATTGGGAAATGCCTATTCGGAACAGAACGACCCTATTCTACAACGAAAAGCGTTTGAAGACCAAATTGCTGCACATCCAGGAAGTGAAGAAATTGAACCGGTTATTGATGAAGATTATCTTCGCGCATTAGAACATGGGATGCCACCAACAAGTGGGCTTGGTATCGGGATTGACCGACTGGTAATGCTATTGACTGATAGCGCATCGATTCGAGATGTGATTCTATTCCCCTTACTTAAACCAGAATCATACGAACCGGACAATCGGTGAATCGGTGAATTAGTGAAGCAACACCTATTCACTTTGTTTTCCATTCGCCGATTCGAATTCAAGGAGGTTGAACTATGGGTGAATTTATTGGTCGAGGAAGAAAAGCGCGACGCGCATATGGTTTTGACGAAATTGCGTTAGCGCCTGGTGTATTAACCATCAATCCGGATGAAGTAGATATTTCATTTACAATCCGGGATAAAACATTTGAAATACCCATTATTGCGGCTGCGATGGATGGCGTTGTAGATACTAAATTCGCAATTGAAATGGGAAAGCTAGGTGGATTAGCGGTTTTGAATTTGGAAGGTATCCAAACCCGATATCGTAATCCGGAGGAAGTAATTGACCGATTTCTTAAAGCGGAACCCGAACAAGCAACAGAGCTGGTGCAAGAGATATATCGTGAGCCAATCAAAGAAGAATTGATTGTTGAACGAATCCAGGAGATAAAAAAAGCAAATGTTCCCGCCGTGGTTTCAGCAATTCCACAACGCGCAGAACGGTTCGGTAAAATTGCACAAGAGGCTGGTGCAGATATGTTCGTTGTTCAATCTACGGTCGCTACGGTTCGGCATATTTCCACTAAATATCCAGTATTAGATATAGCGAAATTCTGTAAAGAAATGAAAATCCCGGTTATCGTAGGTAACTGTGTAACCTATGAAGCAGCGTTAGAATTGATTGCTACTGGAATTGATGCATTACTGGTTGGAGTTGGTCCGGGAGCAGCGTGTACTACCCGAGGAGTTCTCGGCATTGGGGTTCCGCAAGTTACCGCTACTGCGGATTGTGCTGCTGCGCGCGACTTTTATTTCCAACGGTATGGAAAGTATGTTCCGATAATTACTGATGGTGGGATGAATGTTGGTGGGGATATTTGTAAAGCGTTTGCTTGTGGCGCTGATGCGGTGATGATTGGGTCAGCGTTTGCAAAAGCAAAAGAAGCGCCAGGAAAAGGTTATCATTGGGGAATGGCGACTCCGCATCAGAATCTCCCACGTGGAACTCGTATCTATGTGGGAGTAACCGGTACTTTAGAAGAAATTCTTTATGGTCCAGCACGATTAGATGATGGGTCGCAAAACCTGGTTGGTGCTTTACGTACCGCTATGGGGAATGTTGGCGCTCGAAATATCCGCGAAATGCATTTAACTGAACTGGTTATTGCACCGGCAATTAAAACGGAAGGGAAAATTTTTCAGAAAGCACAACGAGTCGGAATGGGTAAGTAAAATATAAACTACCTACGAAGTACCAAAACATGAATCGGGTCATGATGCATTGGGGATACCGAAATTGGTACTTGATACGAGGTATTTATCACCTGAAACATGATTGATTTAACGATTAACGAAGAACAACTGAACCGAACGATCCAACGAGCGCGAGAAAAAAACATCGTTATCCCTACGTTTGAACAGATGAAAAATCCGAACCTTATCCCCGATACAATCAAGGATAAGTTAAAAAATATCGGGTTATGGGATATTAACGCTTATAATCTTTTTCGGATAACCTGGAAAAATGAACCGGTTACAAAAGGAGGACTTTTTAACGGGGTTAATTTTATTGAATTACCATCTGAACTAACCGGCGTTAAAGCCCGAATTATCGGTCTGCTGGGAAAATGGTTTCCTACCGGCGCACATAAGGTTGGTGCTACGTTTGGCTGTCTAGTTCCCAGATTGGTTACTGGACAGTTTGACCCTACTTCGCAAAAAGCAGTCTGGC is drawn from bacterium and contains these coding sequences:
- a CDS encoding efflux RND transporter periplasmic adaptor subunit, whose translation is MHKFIVRICFAVVGLALLLILYSCGKSEKSKKPKNPEMVPVTVATVIRKDVPLQRNTIGSVESYSTISVVPQVGGTLFQVKFQEGQEVKKGDLLFIIDPEPYQLALKQAEAELERSIAQHAQTEANYIRDSVQFENAKVELNRAAELLEAGVITQAEYDQTKTNVESLLATLQADRAAIKTSEATINAARSAVENAKIQLGYCYVRSPISGRTGSLLINQGSVVKANDKPVVAINQVNPIYVSFALPEQDLSQLKKYMRLKQLNVEAVIQNEAKHRVPGTLSFLDNAIDRTTGTIRLKAIFPNADHRLWPGQFVDVILTLTTELNMVVVPNEAIQTGPEGQFVYIVKSDNTVELRPIVVRRRYGSESVVEQGVQPGEIVVTDGQLRLTPGAKIEIKK
- a CDS encoding TolC family protein → MVDNLKLLVKRCTGELTLVLIFLFGSFGYSAENLPTSFTLDQAISYALEHNLEFQKQREAVLAAKAQFQQTRSTSLPQLDLTAVGEHLDSIAGNAGRTGDRAYSAFQAAQSLDLFHKQNYLQSIARYNIQVQEMELAQSKLTITYDVTAAFYAILLQEELVKVNESAVVTAQEHLQTAQIRFDKGVNTLADVARAKVDLANRKPALISARNTLIKSRQNFNQLLNLPPNTPLTLIGTLEEPIELPEFENAWNLAQENRPDIKSLLLSVKLYEMNLRYKKSLYFPDITLGAEYSIEHTEYDGVQANDIQDWSVNLKFNLPILDGGYIAGQIREATAKLNQAKLAYAQGVTAAQTEVEQALLELNQQKELILASKEAVELAKLSLSMAQKSFAVGRATSLEVSDAELSLTTAQTNYATAVYNYIVAIAKLKKVMGIDTGKANVQIQSQSSK
- the lysS gene encoding lysine--tRNA ligase → MSISDIYQKKLQLWQNWGIDPYVHKYDRSHTARDIINSAQEFEQSGATVSVAGRLLTFRTHGKSCFGHILDSSGKIQIYARFDDLGELQYHQFKHLDLGDIIGVKGTVFKTHTGEITIRVSSYTLLAKALLPLPEKWHGLKDIETRYRQRYLDLICNESVRQTFLIRTKIIAAIREFLDTRGYLEVETPMMQPLFGGATAKPFKTFHNALSLPLYLRIAPELYLKRLVVGGFEKVYEINRNFRNEGISTKHNPEFTMLELYTAYFDYNDTMDLTETMVKFVCQKVHGTLQITYQGKPVDLASSWERLTILEAIQKYTGIAFDWKENIESVKQKALPLCGIPTELKTTDEIILHVFEETVEKKLICPTFIKDYPASLSPLAKAHDANPHIAERFELYIAGQELGNAYSEQNDPILQRKAFEDQIAAHPGSEEIEPVIDEDYLRALEHGMPPTSGLGIGIDRLVMLLTDSASIRDVILFPLLKPESYEPDNR
- a CDS encoding GuaB3 family IMP dehydrogenase-related protein yields the protein MGEFIGRGRKARRAYGFDEIALAPGVLTINPDEVDISFTIRDKTFEIPIIAAAMDGVVDTKFAIEMGKLGGLAVLNLEGIQTRYRNPEEVIDRFLKAEPEQATELVQEIYREPIKEELIVERIQEIKKANVPAVVSAIPQRAERFGKIAQEAGADMFVVQSTVATVRHISTKYPVLDIAKFCKEMKIPVIVGNCVTYEAALELIATGIDALLVGVGPGAACTTRGVLGIGVPQVTATADCAAARDFYFQRYGKYVPIITDGGMNVGGDICKAFACGADAVMIGSAFAKAKEAPGKGYHWGMATPHQNLPRGTRIYVGVTGTLEEILYGPARLDDGSQNLVGALRTAMGNVGARNIREMHLTELVIAPAIKTEGKIFQKAQRVGMGK